A stretch of Apostichopus japonicus isolate 1M-3 chromosome 9, ASM3797524v1, whole genome shotgun sequence DNA encodes these proteins:
- the LOC139973513 gene encoding uncharacterized protein, whose translation MSFHRSSMYHKRVNQIAYRYNKSKLRIMAGNNDDHWQFNEDICILFDAIVATFDKYSNQDEAATFSNSRNMREVMRETYTNDMSNRFSDRPDYSDKLMRWTYTYTYLPRHVHLVYAALMKAYTPEHMESLEKLKEQPIVCCVGGGPNIDALGLCIFLRTVGCYGTLTTKVCVLDKYDDWRHTWEDMKQQLSCEYQSWMPETEWAKFDMCSSLYPRAFFKVKSFGIINEADIITMIKSLSTVASSAEKMKLTVDQLMKKMKRGALLLFIDYAKSNAVKIVQQALSSNRSSHRVLHDELITDALTREIYSESAETFTDRMEDQPVLGAGQNIMLLIHRFA comes from the exons ATGTCATTCCATCGCTCCAGTATGTATCACAAAAGGGTGAACCAGATTGCATATCGGTACAATAAAAGTAAACTGAGAATTATGGCTGGAAACAACGATGACCATTGGCAGTTTAATGAAGATATTTGTATCTTGTTTGATGCGATCGTTGCAACGTTTGACAAGTATTCAAATCAAGATGAAGCAGCAACATTTTCGAATAGCCGCAACATGAGAGAGGTCATGAGGGAGACGTACACGAATGACATGTCAAATCGGTTTTCGGATAGGCCGGATTACTCTGACAAACTAATGCGATGGACGTATACGTACACGTACCTCCCACGACATGTTCACTTAGTGTATGCTGCTCTGATGAAAGCTTACACTCCTGAACATATGGAATCCCTCGAGAAGCTGAAAGAACAACCAATCGTCTGTTGTGTGGGTGGAGGTCCAAATATTGACGCTCTTGGGCTGTGCATATTTCTGAGGACAGTGGGATGTTATGGAACCCTGACGACAAAGGTTTGCGTCCTTGATAAATATGATGACTGGCGTCACACTTGGGAAGATATGAAACAGCAGTTGTCTTGTGAATACCAGTCTTGGATGCCAGAAACAGAATGGGCAAAATTTGACATGTGCTCCAGCCTTTATCCACGGGCATTTTTCAAAGTTAAGAGTTTCGGAATTATTAATGAGGCGGATATCATTACCATGATAAAGTCCCTATCAACGGTAGCCTCGTCGGCAG AAAAGATGAAATTGACAGTTGATCAACTGATGAAGAAAATGAAGCGTGGCGCACTGTTACTGTTCATAGATTACGCGAAAAGCAATGCGGTGAAAATAGTGCAGCAGGCGCTTTCATCCAATAGAAGTAGCCACAGAGTTCTTCATGACGAACTTATCACAGATGCTTTAACGAGAGAAATATACTCAGAAAGCGCAGAAACCTTTACTGACAGAATGGAAGATCAGCCGGTGCTGGGGGCAGGTCAAAACATAATGCTCTTAATACACAGGTTTGCATAA
- the LOC139973470 gene encoding uncharacterized protein, whose amino-acid sequence MMAEHDGYRWQSDIQVLFDTIVAMFSKYSNGDKNATIEKSRKMKRDMRNAYGGDILYLSAKPDFSDQLRRWTYIYTYLPRHVHLVYAALCTADTPELKESLKKLKEQPIVCCVGGGPNCDALGLCIFLKKVGCKGTLTKEVCVLDEYDDWRHTWADMKQQSPEGDQSWMPETEWVKCDLVKPFTDDSAEKLKKADIITVIKSLSSVAASSEETVKEICDRIMKMMKSNALLLFIDNAKSNAGELLLEARRELNGSSHKLVLHEEVMTANLTSSRRDIYSDEAEALIEYMEDQPVLKAGDNEMILIHRFE is encoded by the exons ATGATGGCTGAACATGATGGCTACCGTTGGCAGAGCGATATACAAGTCTTATTTGATACGATCGTTGCAATGTTTAGCAAGTATTCAAATGGAGACAAAAACGCAACAATTGAGAAAAGCCGCAAAATGAAAAGGGACATGAGGAATGCGTACGGGGGAGATATTTTATATCTTTCAGCCAAACCGGATTTTTCTGACCAACTAAGGCGATGGACATATATCTACACGTACCTCCCACGACATGTTCACTTAGTGTATGCTGCTCTGTGTACAGCTGACACTCCAGAACTTAAGGAATCCCTCAAGAAGCTGAAAGAACAACCAATCGTCTGTTGTGTCGGTGGAGGTCCAAATTGTGATGCTCTTGGGCTGTGCATATTTCTGAAGAAAGTGGGATGTAAGGGAACCTTGACGAAAGAGGTTTGCGTCCTTGATGAATATGATGACTGGCGTCACACTTGGGCAGATATGAAACAGCAGTCGCCAGAGGGAGACCAGTCTTGGATGCCAGAAACAGAATGGGTCAAGTGTGACCTGGTCAAGCCATTTACCGATGACAGTGCGGAAAAACTCAAGAAGGCGGATATCATCACCGTGATCAAGTCCCTTTCATCCGTAGCAGCATCATCAGAAG AAACTGTTAAAGAGATATGTGATCGAATAATGAAGATGATGAAGTCAAATGCACTCCTACTGTTTATAGATAATGCGAAAAGCAATGCTGGCGAATTACTCCTTGAGGCCAGACGTGAATTAAACGGAAGTAGCCACAAATTAGTTCTTCATGAAGAAGTTATGACAGCTAACTTGACATCATCTAGACGAGACATATACTCAGATGAAGCGGAAGCCTTGATTGAATACATGGAAGATCAGCCAGTATTGAAAGCAGGTGACaatgaaatgatattaataCATAGGTTTGAATAG